The segment CctcttttcatcatttaacgCCCCAGCAGCTTCCAGACTGTGACAGTTAACAGCCGAGAAGGACAGAAGACGGACTGAAGCACGATGGTTGAATTGGATTCAAATGTCTTCATTTCTGattctgctgcttcactttaCAGGTAAGATGCATTTAAACGAATATAGAAAAACCAGAAATGTTAGAGAACAAACTAAAATGATCTCAGACTAAATCTTCACAGAAAAGTCAGATTcgatttgatctttttttcctttctcatcGTTTCAGCAGCAGTGTAAGAAGCAGGAGTCAAAGAAGTACAAGTCCACTTAATCATTGTTTACAGAACGAGTGTGGCAGTTTCCCTTCCGCCGTCAGACCTCAGGTGAGAAAACAGGTGAAGCTCCTGATTNNNNNNNNNNACATCCTCCTGAAGTCATCAGGAAAACACTGAGTGACGACAGATCTGTTTAAagcaaagtgcttttgttgtctGAACCGAACCAGAGACCTGAATCTGGACACAAACCCAGAACTCTGCTGTCACAGTGCTGCACTCTGTAGGCTGGCCATCTAAAACGAACGTTTCTAAGGGTGAAGAAGGGGAAGTTGTCTGTGTGAAGATTGTTGgttcagataaatgtttgcatgaacgCAGCTTGTTTCCTTTAGATAGAGTTTGTTAGAAACAGACAGGAGTCATGGTGATGTTTgacagcacacatgaacacacaggtgaagagTCAAACTCCTCGTCCACCACACTTTGACTCTTGATGTCCACGGTgcaacatgttgctgctgtgacatCATGATGTAACTTAACgggaagtgtttttttagaCTGTGGTTAAGAGCGGCAGAGCTCAGAGTGGTTAACACCCTCGAATGATgaacaaacatcaaaaacacTTCCAAAGATGGGCTCTTTGtttctcaaaattcagactttttttttatttctaaacctcagaagtcagaattttaagaaaaaaaagtctaagcAACTTTTTCACGTGGCCCTAATCCTCTTCCGtatagtttaattcaaactgccaaacattaggtaactgttgaagtatgataaggttgtctgactgttagttattggtttgattaatggttgtgttgCAGTTTGCTGACGGCGGCTGATCTAAcagcagtaaatgttttttaactACTCGTAgagacatttttgtttctcaaaaatcagattttttccccctcaaaattctttttttctcagtcagaatatgaaaaaagtcttttgagggaaaaagtctgaattttggGACTTCTGTCTCTAAAAAttagaattctgacttttcccctTAAGAATCTGACTTTTTCATACAATTCTGACTTTCCAGTCAAAATTATTACTTTTTCCCTCAagtttctgactttttccctttaaaatctgacttttccCTCCTCAGTCTTTTTCTCAGTCAGGATTGtatgaaaaaagtcagattttggGGGGGAAATTTGAGGATTTCTGTCTCTaaaactcagaattctgacttttttcacaaacttctgactttctttctcaaaattttttttacatcatctTTGAGGTTTTCCTAGACTCTGGCCCATACGTGGATGAGGTGCTGAAGATCCCCATTCCTGAGGATCTCGCAGCACAATTTGCAAGACCAGGGAAGCAATAGGTCCAATCAAGGACCGGTCTGTGCCCGTGAAGCTTCCTCGAGTGTCTGAGGACTCCATATCCATCACACCACACAGCTGAGCAGTACCACCCCGATGCTGAATAACAAAAGTTTGCATGATGTTTGAAGGAATCAGGAAAGTCAGAAGTTTGAGGCCCAGGCTTTAGTAACACGTGAAGGAATCACAAACCTCAGTGTAGAATGAAGCactaaacatttctttatttgtagatTATATTGTCATCAGATATAAAAAGAGGAGACTGTTACTGACTCctttcagacttcagacagaattttaagaaaaaaaaagtttttgagaaaaaaaaactgaattcagaGTTTAAAGTCAGAGTTTTTAGGgaaattttgattaaaaaaaagaattttcaggggaaaagtcagaattttgaggaaaagtcagaattttaagaaaaaagtcagaatattgGGATAAAAGTCTGATTCTTTAGGGAaattgttagaaaaaaaagtcaggatttttaattttttttaagtctaAATTTTGAGGCCATGCTCGGCCCAGGCTTTAGTAACACGTGAAGGAATCACAAACCTCAGTGTAGAATGAAGCgctaaacatttctttatttgcagattATATTGTCATCAGATATAAAAAGAGGAGACTGTTACTGACTCctttcagacttcagacacaTTCAAGCCAAGCACATAAACATCTCAACAAATATGTGAACAACAATGTTAAATGAAAGTGATTAAAATGAGTTCTTCTGtacacagagacatgaaactGAGCTCAAGAGGCTGGAGCTTCAAAAACAAGCAGTACATCTTCAAATCAGGTCTGAATTCTTCAAGTGGAAAACAATTTAAGGACGTTAACAAGAGTgaaatgatgtttcctgttaGATGAAGttaaacacagctgctgtgttctgaactggctgcagaaaataaagatttttacaaacgatgaaggaaaaaaaacatctgataaaACTCACAGCGGGCTTCCTGATATGACATGAAGTGAAGagttgaaattaaaaatggTTCAGCACATAtttgtgatgtgatttgatgaataaaaacaaaaacaaacagtcatccAAAACTAAAAATGATCTTATGAGATTTTTGTCATCTGAAGGCTTCAACTACTCGTGTTAATGTGACGTCATTAAACTGCACTGAGTCTTTTCTCTGATGAGTCGATGTCGATGTGGTCGAtcagttttcatatttcaccacaccatcatcttcatcttcatcagtaTTCAcctgtgaaacacaaacaaacaaaccgtcACTGTGACACACTTTAACTGACAGCTTTCACATGACCGACCCACGTTTaacacctgaacgcaccatCAGTTActgtctgatctgatctttaCCTGACTGTCTGCtgcacctgaacgcatcactCTTCGTCTTCTTGCTGAGTATGaaacctgcacaaacacacacaggcaaacatgaTGAGGAAATGTCGTTAATTAACGTACCTGGGAAGTTACAAAAATGTTGACATCCTCCTGAAGTCATCAGGAAAACACTGAGTGACGACAGATCTGTTTAAagcaaagtgcttttgttgtctGAACCGAACCAGAGACCTGAATCTGGACACAAACCCAGAACTCTGCTGTCACAGTGCTGCACTCTGTAGGCTGGCCATCTAAAACGAACGTTTCTAAGGGTGAAGAAGGGGAAGTTGTCTGTGTGAAGATTGTTGgttcagataaatgtttgcatgaacgCAGCTTGTTTTCTTTAGATAGTGTTTGTTAGAAACAGACAGGAGTCATGGTGATGTTTgacagcacacatgaacacacaggtgaagagTCAAACTCCTCGTCCACCACACTTTGACTCTTGATGTCCACGGTgcaacatgttgctgctgcagcagcctcttCCATCTTTGCTGTCCTTTTTCCGAGAACTGAACGGAAAGTGTTTTTTAGACTGTGGTtaagaagagcagcagagctctgaaTTATCACCCTTAAAATCAAATAGATTACAGAGGTTCATGTGGCACTTTGTGTTGAAAGAAGGGGTGACATGCCACATCTGATGCTGTGCACTGATATGTTCCACCCCTCACAGCCTCCTTGATACTCGAGCACGTTACATAAATGTGATGTTTGATTCACTCAGAGGAACACGAACATAGTTCAAGCAGTGATCATGTTTGTCACCACGACGTAGAAATATACAAAGATAATGTCTCTGAGACAAGGTTGACACTGACTTACAGTCCCTGATGGTTCATACACAGTTTGAATTTTACACATGGGTTCACTTCAGTTCTAGTTTTGAACTCACCGTGTTGTCTTCAGGTGGTCTCTGGTTCCCTGGGAAATAAAGCACAGAGTAACATTTCAGCTCTAAActtacagtttgtgttcatcagTCTGAACAAATGTTGCTCTGAATTTTCTCACCTCGAGCTCTGATGAGAAGAACAGTGATCACAGTAATTAGGAGGAGTTCAGCCACACGCATAACCAACATGATgtagtccagaacagaacaatcTGCACGAGCTGTGGATCAGAAAAATAACGTCAGTCAAGAAAGTTATGATCAAAAACCAGAAGCACAAAACGTGTGTTTAGCACAAGAGGCTGTGAAaagtcccaaaaactgcagttcctcaaacgtccacttgagactggcttcAAAACGAGTCactctccataagcccccatgttaaaacatcCAAGATCAGCACCGCGACCATGCAACTACATCTT is part of the Larimichthys crocea isolate SSNF chromosome XX, L_crocea_2.0, whole genome shotgun sequence genome and harbors:
- the LOC113744077 gene encoding uncharacterized protein LOC113744077 isoform X3 gives rise to the protein MVEFWIQMSSFLILLLHFTGDAATTMEATTMEATSQEARADCSVLDYIMLVMRVAELLLITVITVLLIRARGNQRPPEDNTVSYSARRRRVMRSGAADSQVNTDEDEDDGVVKYEN
- the LOC113744077 gene encoding uncharacterized protein LOC113744077 isoform X4, whose translation is MVEFWIQMSSFLILLLHFTGDAATTMEATTMEATSQEARADCSVLDYIMLVMRVAELLLITVITVLLIRARGNQRPPEDNTVNTDEDEDDGVVKYEN